Part of the Micropterus dolomieu isolate WLL.071019.BEF.003 ecotype Adirondacks linkage group LG22, ASM2129224v1, whole genome shotgun sequence genome is shown below.
atTTGGGGTGGCGGGCAGTTTGGTTAATATCGATAATCTATGAAAGATGGTCTGTTTCATTTCATCCTCTcagtacacactgaacctttttaATGCATGTGAGCAGtgtattatttacttttatgaACACAACCGTACACACATTTGGATCAGTCATGAATCTCATTGCAAACCGCAGTGGAGAGTCACGTGCTTAGTCCGTGTGTATTCagtagtgagagagagaaagcaccGAGAGAAGGTCAATAAACACAAGGCAATGTCCCAAACACCTCTGTGACTGGAGGAAGTGCTTTACCCAGTGTAAAAAGAAGGAGAGATACTGGATGAGAGTTCAGTCTGTTGTTTTCAAGTTGCTGTGAAAGTGGTTGAGATTTGTGTCAATATACATATTGATCTTCTGTCTTCTGCATTCTCCTCTAAAGACTCACAGCAGCGTCAGTGGCCACCAGAGCAGATATCATTCATTGTTTTTTGCCTTGAAAGATCAATTAAccacacaggaagttgttactGACCGAGGAGGAGGGTGGAAGGTCCCTCCTCtgtcatttttataaataaacatgcTCCAGTGATGACTGGCATGTGACTTCCTGTGTCTGGCTGTGAGATTGAACCTTTGTAGGCTAGATGCTTCAACGTTAAGCAAGCGCCtggaaaaacacagcaaatgaGCACACCCACCATCACATGTAGATGCAGTATGTACAGTGTGTGAAATGTATCATTAAACAGAATTAATCAATCATTCCCACTATAGTACAAGAAACAGTgtttaaaagaaagaagaaatgatGAATGTTTTCAAATATGTTGCCTGAGAGATCGATCCCCGAGGATACCATCAGTTAATCACTGTGTGCAGTCACAGTCAACTTGTATAAAGGAACAGTTATGATTGCAGTAATTCACTTCCAGGCTTGACAACGATGACTTTGTCCCTTGCTGATGTCACAGATTAGTCGTGCATTTGATGTAGTTCTGCCTCAACTACATTGTTGTTAATATAGATGAGAAATTCTGCTAAAATGTGTATATTCACACCGACACACACTGCGTTTTGTgcagattaaaaatgtttatggcTTGGAGGATGCACTCATTCTTTTTCTGctcagttttcagtctttacAAATCATGGCAGGAGCAAATCCATTCATTTATGATCCAAAATGAGTGACATTTTGGGTCTGAATGGGCTTTTTTTGTGTATTAACAGTACATGTGTGGtgacaaaacaggaaaaacgGGAACCATTACTGAAACAAAGGCTTGTATTTGTTACCACAAACAGTTTGACAGTCTTTAAAGAAGAAATGCACTTATTGGCATCTTTTTTATCCAAATGAAACGCACCTTTCACATACACCACATTTAAGGCTtctgtgaaatataaaaaaatactctTATACCATCAGTCAAACTTTTTTCATCACTGACAAAAAAGATGTAACATTGCAGACTAATTACACTCCCCCTGTGGGCACGTTTCATCTGATTTGCTACGTAAACTGCCTCCTGTTTACCATTCCCTGTTTAGCATGTATAGACAGTAGGTGACTGCTGTCGGAACCTGAGGTGAGAGTAAGAATGAAAAGAAGCTGAAGTCCTGCAGAAAGcatttggaaaaatacaaacttaaaattTAGGGGATGTTTCATTCCTCTTGCTCTGTACTGcctgaatgaaaacatttgaaacattgTTAACACAGTGAGATGATTTAGTTACCTCAGTCCAGCTGCCTGTCTGAGCCCCCCTTTCCTCACCCCGGGCCCTGCGCCCCCTCCCTTTGTGGCTGCAGTAGTTTGACTCCTACAGGCAGTTTGAGTCATGCTGGCTACTGGCCTGGCATCCACCTTCGCAAGCCACAGCCCAGTTCAGTCTGAATCCAGTTTCATGAAGTGTCCTCTTCCCAGACTGTGTTACTGCTGTCAGGATCCATTTTTAATGCCTATAAGTAGGTTGTTTGGAGTATTACAGAGATTACATCTATCAGCTGAAAAGTACTTTGCTATTGTTTTTCATCAAGgatattacaaaatatttacagagctttatataacagcaaaagaaacaaaacagagtCATTCATTgaaagttgatttttttttttctgtccaacAATGTGATAATGAGTTGTAGCAAGCAGCTGCAAACATAGTTAAAAAACTTGATTGAAAAACAATAAACTCTGTCATTCAATTAAGATAAAAAGCATACCTTACTAACATTTGCTCCTGCTTTAAGATGATGTCTGATCTTTCTCCTGTGTGAGGCAGTGTCATTTAACGTTTGCAAACCATCATTTGACAAAACAGTGATTCAGTATGCCACCTAAAGCATCACTGCAGCAACTAATTATGATCATTAAATCTTAGTAACTCAAACCAAAGTTACTGGTATTGCAAGTTTATATGAGCTGTATGTCACAAGTAAATGTCAAGATAATTAGAATCATTGTGAAGAATTCATTATCGAACACATAATAACACATAATAATTGGTTTAGTTTTTCAAAAATAGAGAGTCGTTTTGCCCCTCTTCATCTATTCAAGTTGTTTTTATAACATCAACAACTGAAAGTACAAAGTTACTTAAATGGTATACAAAATTTGTGCAAAAAGCCATTATAGTACACCTACCACAAAAGGTTAATATAAACACACTTAAGCACACATCAAAAAGGCAAATGTCCCTGTCCTTCCGAATGTAGTCACACAGATGGCATTACCCTCCATCCTGATCCAAATTATCCGAGTCATCCTCAACTCTTTCATCATCACGTTAAACCTTCTGCCACTGCTGGGAGGAGGGGGAGCCAATCTGAAGACCAGCGAAAAAGACCTGATAACGGTCCTTCCACATGATGAAGGCACCAACGGCACAGACAATTGCTTGGACCAGGTTCAGCACGATCTGGAGCAGGAAGTAGAGCGTGAGGGTCCCCGTGATCACCTCACAGTCGCTGACTTCCTCGTAGGTGAAGGTGCGGGCAATTGGGTCATTGTGATCCAGCGTGCACACGCAGTCCTCTCCCACCTGCTCACAGCTGAAGCTACTGGTCTGTGAGTAGTGGTGTCCAGCGAACGCCACAACCAGCACTGAAATGACCAGGCCGATTGTACACAGGACAAAGTACAGGAGCTGTAGAGGGCAGAGGTTAtgcacttttactttgaaagctTTGATCAGGCTTTTATCTTCAACTGGCTGTCTCTTTCCTACTAGATATCTGGCTCCTGCTTTAGTCTGTTGGCTCATGATTAACCCAGAGTGCCAAAACTGGAGCTTAGAAACAGACATGCTGGCTCAATGCCTATGGCAAGTTAAAGAGATTACCCACGATACTACAGGGAAAGGTCTGACTCTCAGAGTAGGAGCCCAGCTCTTAGCACAGAGGAGACACAGCACATGCAAGACTGACTGCCTTCCAGCTACAGCCGCTTCCCACCTCTAGTGCACGTTCTC
Proteins encoded:
- the sspn gene encoding sarcospan, which gives rise to MGQGQKGSSDKEKGKKQKRDESPAPEDGRKCRVCRFPLLVALLQLLLGVAVTAVAFLMLAISPSLLARETPHWAGIILCFVSILGFILYCITYLPDERTSMQFIGKLLYFVLCTIGLVISVLVVAFAGHHYSQTSSFSCEQVGEDCVCTLDHNDPIARTFTYEEVSDCEVITGTLTLYFLLQIVLNLVQAIVCAVGAFIMWKDRYQVFFAGLQIGSPSSQQWQKV